The Culex pipiens pallens isolate TS chromosome 2, TS_CPP_V2, whole genome shotgun sequence DNA window CCAGCACTCGCGGATGATGGTCCACTTTTTGCGCCCTCCAATGAACAGGACTCCGATGAGCAGGCCCTGGAAGATGACGGCGTACGCGGCGCCGATTCGCAGCACGTCCTGGCCACTGCCGGGGTGGCTTCGCATCGAGGTGTACGCCAGCCAGCAGACCACGGTGAAGATGGCTTCGACCGTGCAGAGGCGGTTACTGGAACAACAAAAGGATTATTAATTGATTCTAGtaaaatcagcaaaaagtgtGATTCCTTACACGGCCCGGAGGTCCTTCAGCCGCTCCCCGTTGATCCGGGGCTGGGCGGTAAGTGCCTCGGTGTAGGTCAGTTCGGTGTAGTTCTGCGCGGACACGGCGAACCGGATGAACTTGCTGTCGGCCAGAGTCCGAATGGCACGGTGACTTAGATAGAGGACTACCGCGATCGCTAGGTAGTAGATGTACAGCACCAGGTGGAATATCAGggaatctaagaattttttttttaacaaaagttaGTAATCGTCATTTTGTCTACCAAAGACTCGATCCGTACTTCTCCACGGCAGGAACAGAGGTAAGATGGTGATGATGTACAGTACCCCCAGGGAGATGAACACATCCCGTTTGCCCCGGGGCTCGAACTCCATCCCATTAGGAAGGTAATACGCCGCGTACAAGTAGTTGTACACGTTCATGAAGAAGAACGCGTAGATGGACGACATCAGGAACACGTGGGCGAAGACTAGAAGGACGGCTGGAAGGTGTAAAATTAATTGACAAACATTAGCATTTAATTTGTGACTTTTAATCATCAACATAATATTTTGTAGAGTTCATCCATGTTCTGGGGACCAAAAAATAAACAGCTGattacagggtggccactcaagtcggaaaATCGGCAAAGTAGGGAAAAgtattaaattcataaaaaaatgcaaaaaatcggaaacaaaaagtcgggaatgtgttatttttggtcaaaaaatcgggaaatgtcTGAATAtgtatgtaatttttgtaatattttgttcaatttaacTCGTTTTGAGCATTTTGCTATAAATGTATGGTTCCTTCACCATTTAACACTTGcagcaccaacggggtcaaaacctacgcgaagcaccaagggggtaaacgaagttggaaatgcaacttcgaccggctgtatctcggcaaaACCTCTACCGATGTGGATGATCCTTGTTGCTTTCGATCCGGAAGGATGTCAAGAATCACCTAAAACAAGGAAGATCCAAAACATATGCGTCTACcctaagttacaatgaaaaaggcatttccaacttttttttccaatggTTCAAAGAGCCGGTGAAGTTGCATTTCGAAATtgtttgaccccgttggggctacaagtgtttaatccattgattttgatttagctgctttgaatttaaaattatttcataagAAGCTTCTTCAAACAAAGCTGTTGGAAAAAAGCGATTTTCTgttcgaaaatgtttaataaatacttgtaatataaaataaaatcagcTGATAgatgtgttaaaaaaaacacaattctagagtttttttttaagttcctataagctattgtgttttatatatttataggacctaataaaaaaagtaattggaaaacatttttgctttttgaaaatataaaaaaaagaatttgtgaaaaatatcaaaaagatttttttaataaattaaagaaTATGTCTCGCATTTCGCTTTTTTTAAGAAGCACAGTTCTTATTAAActgaattttacattaaaatagaattataaacattaaaatactgacaaattaataaatcaacatagatttttggaattaaatatcaaatacaccatattaaaaattaaacttgatggtttttttttctgtactcTTCGAtatttggattgtttgaaagaaTAAAGCTGTCCTCAGGCGTTTCtgggaaaaaatattgataaaatttgaaatttagttctTGTGAACTTTTTACCCTTCTCTTTCATTTTCCTATTGAAACCATGGAACAAAAACGTTAGaacaaaaaaatggcaattttcaaaattaaacataaaattttatgtatttttttttgcctattttttatatttgattgtTGTTTATAGCTTTCTCCTTTAATGGAAATTATTAGTGCTTCCATGCCTCAAGtcctttttttataagtttgttGTTCAGTTTCTAGTTTTCACATCTTTTTTTGAGGGGAAATTCCTATTATTTGAGGTTCTGAAAATGTCGGGAATTCAAAAATAGGATTTGAGTGCTCACCCTGTGATTAACTTAAACATATTCTACAACTTTATGTGGAATGTGttttcccttaaaaaaaaatcatccctgTTCAAAAGATATCACTGAAATTTTGACTGAACTTTACCAAATTTTTCATCGAGGTAATATAccgccattccacgtcaaacagggtTAAAAGTGCTTTGATATGACTAAAATTTGCCACGGAAGTTCAttggtcaaaataattaaactatTTCCGGTGACGAATGACCATGAGTAGGTAAATAATCAACAgttgaaccatttttttgattggcgATTAAGATGCTTCTATCCGAAAAAGGGAGGTAAAAAATGACGTTTTCGTCGATTtgcgcaaaaaccacatttttcaatacATTATACCCGGGAAAAAAACTagcttaatatttgaaaaggtcatatgaaaatttcatttgtttgGTTCTTAAGGTCTCGGGACCACAGAGATCATGTCTGAAAGTATTTTTCCGAATTCTTTGTAATAGTGTTACATATATCATGAGATATCATGTATTGAATATAAAAACTAAGTTTTTGACGTGGAACGGCGATGGATCGCGTTTCCGTGAACAAACTTTTAACTCTAGAATAAAAAACTTACCAGTACTATCGGGATCAATGCACCGATCGTCACAGATTGCCAGCGTGACCATTATCAACCCCACCAGGAACGATCCAGCGTGTCCGGCCAGCAGATACCCAAAGATATCGTTCAGCTGTGGCACAAACGCGTATGCCAAACAGGTGAACAGCAACGTCAACGAAGCCAGCACCATCCCGATATAAATCAGCACCGCCGTAGATTTCAACTCTATCCGATGCACCTCATCGTCGCAGACTTTTGCAAAAAGTCGAGATTTCCCGTCCATTTCAACACAGTACCGGTTGAACACGGTCATGAAACTGTCCTCGATCAGCACCAGCAGCGATCCGTTTTGGATCACAAACAGCTGATCGCCCTGTTCTCGACTGTACTGGAAGGTTTGGTTACTTCCGACACACATGTCGTTGGGTTCGTAGTTGAAGTGCAGCCGGTTTTCCTTGTCCTCGATGCACTCGGAATCACCGTAGAACACGGCGTAGATGGTTTCCACGTCCACTGAGGCATTTCCCGGAATGCACCGGAATTGACCATTCTTGGTCTGTTCGAACATCTCCCCAAAGGGACAGCATTTCTTGATGAGGCTATTTTTGTCGTAGACTGGTTGGTGTGGTGAAAGCTGGAATGAAATTAAAATAGGTTGTAGTAGGCCTTTTTTAAACTATAAACATTATATTTTAAGACGTTTTGACAACTTCAATTCAAAATTCCCagtatttatatttaaaatataagaaaaatatttttgatgaccACTTCACCAAATCGTCAATCTCCAACCATGTCCTTCCGGTTAGTTTATTCACCCTCGAACCACccctcaaaattgtaaaaagttaAATCCCAGTCCCCTTTCAGCACCTGTCCGATCTGCATGGAGGCCGTGGAGAGCCGAGGCAAGTTTCTAACCTGTGGGCACCTGTTTCACGATACGTGCATCGATAGTTGGTTGACCAGTCGGACTAGCTGTCCGCTTTGTCGAAACCAGGAGTTGCAGAGTCCAATGGGGCAACAGCAGCAGAACAGTCAAGAGCAGCCCAGGAGAGATGATTCGATCTTTCGGCTGTACTACGGAGCTTAGCAAGAAGTTTGATTGAAGATTGTGAAATGCTTTAAAACAAAAGGGGTCCAAATTTTATGTGCGAAATAAacgaattttgttaaaaagccttTAAAATGTGGATTTTTATTCAGTTTAGCTTGATTTTGCCTTTTTgccataacattttaaatttgttccTAATTCCAATCTTAGCTCACCAAACCACGATGCCCTAGTGGTTggcatttttgtttttcaatactaAGAATGGGGGACTGAACGTGaacgaaattgatttttgattatGTGAATGCTGAGTTCAGtaataaaattttctcagcatttcaaaaatgtatggacactccatttaaaaattaaaaaaaaattacctgaaataTCTACAActcaaatattacaaatataCGTTTCTATTTAGAAATCAATTTTAACAActtcaaattgcattttttttctgagcatTTTTGATTCTTCAAAAATACATtatgttatcaaaaatttataacttggccaaaaacaaaacacCCGCTATtggtagggctagtgattttt harbors:
- the LOC120417001 gene encoding uncharacterized protein LOC120417001, translated to MHSRARLKLWLAIALVLISLSSVELANLTSNESTKVESATDVLAQEVAEEITTLPVPVVTEPVTTTEKVETTTTTTQKTTIATSTTTTSTTTSTTVAPKVDDTGDGNAAPNCSQFELSPHQPVYDKNSLIKKCCPFGEMFEQTKNGQFRCIPGNASVDVETIYAVFYGDSECIEDKENRLHFNYEPNDMCVGSNQTFQYSREQGDQLFVIQNGSLLVLIEDSFMTVFNRYCVEMDGKSRLFAKVCDDEVHRIELKSTAVLIYIGMVLASLTLLFTCLAYAFVPQLNDIFGYLLAGHAGSFLVGLIMVTLAICDDRCIDPDSTAVLLVFAHVFLMSSIYAFFFMNVYNYLYAAYYLPNGMEFEPRGKRDVFISLGVLYIITILPLFLPWRNSLIFHLVLYIYYLAIAVVLYLSHRAIRTLADSKFIRFAVSAQNYTELTYTEALTAQPRINGERLKDLRAVNRLCTVEAIFTVVCWLAYTSMRSHPGSGQDVLRIGAAYAVIFQGLLIGVLFIGGRKKWTIIRECWNYSGSIDLRAVEAEREMEREMKTLDRKTEVPLL